atttcattgTTAACAAAATAGAGATTACTTTGTTACTATCTATAAATTGAGGATAATAATTTACTCTTTATTATACATTATTgtatgataaaattaattatatatgcaTTTAACACCCAAAATAGATCCACTTGCATAGTTACttgaatttaaaatatcttgtTTGAATTAAATTCTGagtaataaattttaagaaataGTTTAGTAATATTAAAGTATATTTAATGCATGTTTTGAAATCTTATTTTGATCTAAACATTAACTATGTGTTAAATTGGTTAAACATAATTATTTTGTGTATCAAAAGTATATAGAATTAACCGACTATACTATAATGCAATGTAGAGGATAAATTATCCTATAGATTTAAGAGTATCATCAAAGCAATTGCCTAAAactataaatacaaaaaaaatttctaatatcgagtaatatttcaaataattttttaattaaaatatttttagtcaaaaaattttatttctaaaaaattttaattactaaattagtttttcaaattttatttcattaaaaaatctgatatgaaaattttaaaataaataatactacACATTCAAGTATTTTTATGAATTCAGTCcaactaaattaaataacaagACTTGaagtaatatattatttataactaatttttgttgatgttaaaccaatttaattggatttggttaataaaagaatttaaatatataacatcattctttaaaaatatgcgtatttttaataataagaagTGATTTGATTACATTTATACTCTTTAATAAgagaatttaacataaaaattttaattatctaacaaataaaaattaaaaattaatttatttgattaaaatTTGTATCAATTTCAACTATGATCCAACTAAAATCTTGATTCTTGAAACCTGATTTGGATATTACGTACTTTCTCATATCAGACAAGGATAGGTACAAGTAAACacgatattattattattattattattgaagaaCACAGTAGGTCcaaacatatatatagaaaactttTAATTTGGACCACTGATCTTTGTTTTGAACTTTTGATAGATATTCGGGTAAAGTTGTTTGTCAGCTATATGGTTATCTTTAATGTCTTGATCTTTTTTACCCTTTGGATTTGACTCTTTGTTGTTTACCTTAGCCACATCGAGGATCATTCATTATTTTTGGCCTTCAAATACGTTGCACTCGTAATTATAGTTTCAAATTACGAAGGATTTTTGTCCTATGTATGTGGTGTGTTCAGTGCATCAGAGGTACCTGAGTTGAATTCCATGTTTCCAATTTTCAATTACCAAATCATAATGCAATAAtgcatttattattattattattattattcattttattaAATTGGTATATTATTCGAGAACCATTACATTTTTTAGCAGTTTACTTTTGCAGCAGCTACTTCGGATATTGTTCATTAAAGATTTGTTTCTtctaattgattttaatattgcAGATTACATTGCTCTCAGGCTTTCACTAATACTATATAAAGGTAACagttattaaaatattatctaCTCACATCATCTTCAGAAAATGATACttttaaaatactaataatttgtaatttatgagtttaattaattttagaaaggggtaattttttattcttttaagaaaaaaattgacAGAAAAATATTAAGACTCGTTTTTGTTgcttttaatgtttttttttttttttggttttttacaATATTCTCCAATCATTTTGAGTACATAGCTAAAATTAGTACCCAGTCATAACACCTGTAATTCCTTATCAGCCAAAATCTTAGACTTTCAAAGTGGGTTTCATTCATGTGTAACACAAAACTTACAAGATAAATTGTTGTTGtttgcaaataagaattaaaattttctgTTGACGCCACTAAAGTTCAAATTAAAAGCTAGATCTAATTAATAGAACTCCATCATCATAACATATACGCACTCAGTTTGTCTAGCTTGCATTGCTAATGGCCCATTTTTGTCCCACCCCGTTTGCACATCAACACAACCTATCATTATTGTGCTCCTACCAAGCAAAATCAATGTGTCTGCAACTCTGCATGCATTGAAATGTATATCGTCGTTTTTTGGTTTAATAATAAAATGCATTCAATATTTtaggaaaaaaattattatttttactcctaaaagttaaaaatattaacaaatttATCTAAAGAAAATTAAGATTCGGATACTTTTATCATACAAGACTATTTTTGTcgatataaaattaattttgttcatccataattaaatttatcagCATGCCAAAAAGGATAATTCCtttcacaaaaataatactATTAAATGACACAAGTTCTAGTATATTGTGTATGTACAGGGTGTTTTAACGTCGTATTATGGAATTACATTTACTAGACAGAACATGCATATAATAACTCACCTAAATTTGGTAGATGTCCTACTTAAAATAGTAAACAGAGTGTGAATTAATACAATAATGTCGTCTAATATATAATCAATGAACTTAGTAGTGATGTTAATATGCTATATATGAATATAAGTACATACATAACTATGCGTTTGGTTCTCTATTAACTAGTGTGTAACTACATAACTcaactctttttaatttttcattatttatccCTACATTATTTTTCCACTGCCATATAAGGTCTTCACGAACCCTATTTGTAGAAAAAATAttggtgattttttttttaaaatgaaattataTAGTGTAATTAGGTGAAAGTTAACATGCAGAATGAATATTGGATACGTCTTAATATTCTGACAACACACAAAATATGTATTGGACACGTATCAACATTTTAACTAATACATAAGATATGTGTTGGACACATTTTTACAATACTTTAATACacttaaatattaatatttaactaaaatatcatcttcatctttatattaaaaataatttctgacccatttatctatttttattttttatttcatttcgggttattattaatattaatatataattctGGAATTGATAGTCACAtagtggaactactccaacCAAACAGTCAGTGGAGATTTTCCCTTTAGGCAATGGCATAAGGCAAGTTGGACCCAATGTTATTGAATTGAATTCCAAATACgtccttttctcttttctctagTAGTTAACAAGTTATTATGATGCGCCAACCTCATCAGTCATCATACATTATCATCAGTAACAAATAACACTAACACACACACACCGTGACTCACTTCGAACTCAACCAATATTGGATCCTTCTCACCTTTGGGTAGTTTGCTAGGCCATACCCATGCCAAAGGGTATGGACAATTGGACATGGAAGATGAATGAATAATCTCCCTCCTAAAATAGTACGAGAATGCCAACAACCACTTAGTACAACAATCTCATTTGGTTCTTTAACAAACTATTGCTTGTTTGTTGCGTGTACCACGTGAACACACCTTATAATATACATCAAGTTAAGCACTTTCTAAACGCTACTCCCAAGTAAACTTTCCATGGCGATTTCTTTGGTAGGATTAGGGTGTTCAGAATGAATTTCCCAAAAATTAAACATTGTCACACACACATCACTTTTTTCTTTATTGTAAAAATATACATCAATAATCGGAGAATGCTAgaaattcattaaaatttattatttttagtcatcaattagtcatcaatatttaaaaatataagataaaatatattgttGGATTACTAAAATAATGACATTAGATTAAAGAAATTGAGTTGATGactaaataataacaaaaaataataaatttttataatttctagcatttttcatatttttaaatatttaagttGTATAACATGTAATACCactattataatttattagtgGACTAATAGACACCAAACGTATCtgttaatctatttttttaaattaaataaaaaataataataaatttgataTTAGCTACAATGATAAGTTATACTAAAACCAAAAGATTATGAGTTTAACTATTGAAAATaacaacattttttttaataaattgtaCATGGTAAAAGGTGTTTTAGGGGTAAAAAATTGTGCATCAATCCCCTTTCAatctatattttatatatatatatatatatatatatatatatatatatatatatatataaaagataaaagatagataaatagatagatagatagataataGAAGAAGACTATTTATAATAGATAGaagatatataaattttaatcttGAACCATTTGAAATAGTCTGGAAGTCAAAAATTTAGATAATAATAAAGTTCTAActtcaaatattatttttcttaaaataataaagtgaataaaatataaaaattttattaacaattgtcttaaaatatttattaagtaGAAAAACgtttaaaaaattatagaaaaaatatatttatttaacatTTACTTCAAAATCTTGGCAAAACCCAGAATTACACGTAATATTATTaactctttatttttatttttttattttatttatttatgaagaGGTAATGTTAATTGATCTCTTATATAGGAATAAAACTCTAGCAAAAAAAAGTGTAGAGAAGATGActagtaaaaaatatttgtatatcACCTAACTTTCGAAAAATGagaataatttttatctttaggATTATCCTATATGAATCTCTGATTAATCTTAAAGTTTCATCCCTTTCTCTTTTCAGTTATCTACCCAACATAAAAGTATAAAACAGCAATGGTCATCCTTTTAAACAACAAAGTCTGCCAATGAGTtacttttattatgttttagcATATAATTCAATGAATTATAGTTGCTGCTCATGAAAGTGCATCTGTTCACTCACGGTTCATTAACAGTGTTATAAACCATAGATAAGAAAAGTAGTTAACACCGTTTGTTGAGTTTGTGTGTCCCTTTCACTATAACCTGTCATTGGTATCCTGAAATAACAAGACTTCCCCATGATGTTTACGCTGCTCCCTGGTGCAGAATCAGCACAGCAATAAGCCATGAGAGGGAAAAAAAAGTTTCAGTGATACAGAAAGAAGAAAAGGACTTCATATAAGAAGAAAAATACTCCCACCAATCCTACTATACAGGTTACAAAAACCATTAAAGAGAAAAGATAGTAGAAAAGTAATATCCAACCCAACCATTAACTTATAAAGTTAGAAAGAAAACCCCACACGTCGAAAGGAAATTAATATAGATATGAAACATTCTTAAAATGCAGATTAGATGCTAAGAAGATCTGGTGGCGGTGACTTGGGAGGGTTTTGATTATCTTTAGTATGCTCTTTCGATGATGTGGCCATTGGAGACTCTAAGCTGTTTGATGATGACAATGATGAGGACTCGGTGATTGTCGAATCTCCCTGCTTAGATCCCGGTGGCTTTGGAAGCTCGGTGAGAATTTGAACCACTTCGCGCATGGTTGGGCGCTCTACGGCTTGTTCTTCGACACACAGCATGGCGACATAGAAAACGTGCATCACCTCATGGAGGGGAACTGAGGGAAGCCTAGGATCAAGAACCTTAAGCACTCCTTCCTTGTTTGAGTCTGTCATTTTCCTCACCCATTGCACAATGTCCACGCCGTCACCGAACTCACCAACCGGTTTCCTTCCGGTTACAAGCTCCAAAAGAACAACGCCAAAGCTGTACACATCGCTCTTCTCATCGACTTTCAAAGTGTAGGCGTACTCTGTAACAATAAAAATCTCAACTTCAATCAATAatcatgaaataaaataaatatatgagAAAGTAAACAACAGAAAATTAATAAAccgttttattattattatgctgTGTCAGTCACCATCCATTTCCAACTGTGAACATGTGTGATCTATAACTACAtgactaatttaatttaatttaatttaatcattAGCTTGAGTACTATGGTAAAGAAGCAAGCAATAAAGTTACCTACCATTTTTCTTTTAGTAGTAAATTGGTAATAGTTTAGAAGCAAACTGTAGTTATGCGGACAAATCAATCAAGAGGTCATCAGTGTTCGGTAGAAAAACAGAAGTCAAATAGATCACAATATTAGCATCTTAgcaatattaattaattaattactcaACAGTTATAGAGCAATACCCATGATGATTGTTGAGTCAAAATTGAATAGACAAACTCGAGAAAACATGATTGGGAAAACGAAATTAGTCACAGAAATTCAAATTCAACAAACTCAGAATTAGCTAAAGTTTTCTTCAGCACAATACCTGGAGCTATGTATCCATATGAACCGGCAATAGCGGACATGCATTCAGATGTTCCAGAATCTTGGAGGAACTTGGCAAGCCCAAAATCAGCAACATGAGCTTCAAAGCTGGAATCAAGAAGGATATTGTTCGACTTGACATCGCGGTGCACAATAAGCGGCGAACAATCATGATGCAAGTAACAAAGCCCCTTTGCAGCCTCCACAGCAATCTTGTACCTTGTGTCCCAATGCAAGTGACCCCCTTTCTTCCCATGAAGAACCTCACCCAAGCTTCCATTAGGCATGTACTCATACACAAGAAGATTCGTCTCGTGGTTCGAACAGAACCCCAACAACCTAACAATGTGCCTGTGTCGAATCCTCCCCAAAGTTTGAATCTCAGCATTGAAACCATGATCATGGGATGATCCTCTACTCATAGCCGGTAACCTCTTTACAGCAACTTGATCCCCATTCGCCATGGCCCCTTTGTACACAATTCCAGCACCTCCTTTTCCTATGATGTTATCCTCCTTCAAGCAATCCAGAACATCGTCCACAGTGAAGTCCAATCGCTGGAACGCCGTGAGCTTCCAGGCGCGCGCCTCGCTCGCCTTCTTCAGGGACCGCGCCTTGAAGATTGCCGCCACAGCGAACAAGATAGAGCAAACAAGAAGCCCAATAACCAGCAATAgcttcaaggaagaagagagtGGACCCTTAACATGAGGTTGACGAGGGCCATTGACAACACCGTCTTTGCAAGGACCTAAATAAGGGCCACAGAGTTCGGGGTTCCCCAAGAAAGAGGTATAGTTGAAGTAACTGAATTGGCCAGTGCCAGGAACCAAACCAGAGAGATTGTTGTAAGAAAAATCCACCGATGTTAAACTCTGCATGGAAGCAATAGGACCCGGAATTGGACCAACCAAGTGGTTCCTTGAAAGGTTCAAATAGTTCAGTATCCGCATTCCAGTGATCTCATTTGGAACCTCGCCGGAGAGTTCGTTGCGGCTGAGATCAACGAATGTCAACAACTTGCACCGGCTGATCTCCGGTGCAACCGGACCAGAGAACTTATTAttgctgaaatccatcttggagagctGCTGTAGCCTGCCAATCTCCGATGGGATCCGGCCCGAGAACCGGTTCCCGTCTAGTAGAAGCTTCTGCATGCTGGAGAAGTTCCCAATGGACGGTGGTAACGGCCCTGAAAGCTTGTTATTGGAAAGACTAATTTGCCCCAAGTTCGGTGCAACGGAACCAGAAACAGGAAACTCTCCGGTCAGAAGATTATCCTGAAGTTCAACCTGTGTCAGTTTCGGAAGCCCAAACAGACCCTTAGGGATTGAACCGTTCAAGAAATTTTCACCCATTCTCACCCTACTCAGAGACTCACACTTTCCGAGTGAATCAGGAATTGGACCAAAGAGGAAGTTACCGAGAGTTATCAGTGTCTGAAGACGGTTACCGGAACACATTAACGGTGGCAAAGTTCCTGTAAGCTTGTTCGACGAGAGGTCAACGATCGTGAGCCTGCCGTTCTTCCCCAAATTCTGAGGAATGCTTCCGGTGAAGTTGTTGTCCCACAGCTGAAGCACCTCCAGCGACGGAAGCTCACCGATGAACTCCGGTATCTCACCGTGGAGCTTGTTGCGGAAGAGGTTCACGAGAGTTATGTTCTTCAGCGCCGCGAAGCTCGCGGGAATCTCGCCGGCGAGCATATTGTTCGATAAATCCATTGATTTTAGACTTTTGAGGCTCCCAAGCTCCGTAGTTAGTGAACCGAAAAGCGCATTCACCTGGAGGAAGAGGGTGTCGAGCTTCTGAAGCCTCCCTATCTCCGCCGGAATCTCGCCGGAGAGTCCACAGTACGCGGCGTCGAGCCTGACAAGCTCGGACAAATTCCCGATCTCCGGCGGTATTCCGCCGTCGTAAGTGTTGTAGTACCCTACATAAAGCTCCTGGAGGGAGCTAAGGTTTCCGATCTCCGGCGGGATTTTCCCGACAAGCTCGTTACCGGAAACCGCAAGGTACTCCAGCTTCTGCCATTTGCCGTACTCCCGCGGAATTTCGCCGGAGAAGAAGTTTCCGCCGAGGTGCAAGTGGCGAAGCTCAGTCATGTCGGTGACGGCGAGGGGAAGAAGACCGGTCAAGTTGTTATTGTAAAGGTCAAGAACTTCAACAGTGTGGAGAATGGAAAGTTCATTAGGGAAGGTTCCGTTGAAGATGTTGTTAGAGAGGTTGAGGAAGCGGAGGTTTGTGAGAGAGGAGAGGGAACTGGGAATAGGGCCGGAGAATTTGTTATCGGAGAGGGAGAGGTTGGTGAGAAAGGGAAGGAGGGAGAGGTGGTCGCCGGAGAGAGTGCCGGAGAGGGAGAGGGAAGAGAGGTTGAGGGAGGTGACGTGGCGGAGCTGGTGGTCGCAGGAGACGCCGCGCCATGTGCAGTGGTCGGAGGGGGAGGTGGGGGACCAGGAGGAGAGAGCGGAGGTGGGATCGGAGGTAATGGAGGCGGCTTTGAAGGAGAGCAGGGCACGGCGCTCGGAGATGTGGGCGGAGTGGGCCGTGAGATGGAGgcagaggaggaagaagaggaagtggaagaggAAGAGGCGCATGTTTGGTTTTGCTTAGCTGGCAGTGGGAATGGAATGGAATGGAAGTGATACAAATACAAGAGGAAGAAGAGTtagtgagtgagtgagtgagtgagtgacTTATGAGTAGAGTGAGGCGTGGGAGTGAGACTGAGACTGAGACTGAGAGGGTTCAGTGTTCAGTGTTTGTTTGTTTGTCATCTTATCCTTCCTTCAGGAAAAGGGGGGAAAATAAGGAATTTCATTTCTCATCGATCAATATATCATGTATTTTGTAGGTATCGCGCTGTTCCCTTTTTCGCTTCTTGAGTTCCTCTTCCTCCTATTTATTGAACAATAAAAAAactagaatttattttatttaatatttattaattattactatttaatatttattaattatcgtaataattaataaatattaaataaaataagttataattatttttggttAATTGTTTTTTATTATGGAAGATTTTTGTTTACCAAATTAGTGTATGTCCCGCAAGGAGATTTACAATTTACATAATAATTTTGtatacatatttttataaattaaattatatataaaattttgaattcatTATTAGAATCTTAACTTTGAAATTAATTTgctttttattataaaattatgacTTATTTGATATTTATCTTTAAAGATAATCTATTTCTATTTCTAAGTTATAATTTAAAGTAACCTTATTTAGTTTTGAGAATATTTGTTTACttgtttaaataaaattttaattcttagTTGGTGAATTTGAACAAAATTAAACTACAATCAATTGTATGCCTTGAATGAATGatgatattatttaaatttataggGTCAAGGTTAATATATAgactctttttgtttttgggtTATGTTTTTGGAGAACGTGTTATGCATAGATATAAATAATGGATGTGTTTTTAAATAAAGGTGCATGTTATGGtgtttatatatatttgtttaatttattaaaatgagataaaatttaatatttaaattaaaaaatataaaaataaataattttttaatatttaaaacttaCCATAAAAGATAATTTCGGTAATTTCGAcacaataaataatttttttacctTTTAGTGGATAGATATTTAagttttttagaatttaaaaatatatttaaatttttaacttttttaaaatatgaacacgttgatttatattattcatttgAGTTTATTAGACTCAACAGAAAAATTAAATGTGACTCTCATTATACTGATCTGGCCAATACGAATGTCCACatgaaaaagtttttaaaataagaCAAATTAGATCCAGAAATTAATGTGTCCAAATTTTGAagaagttaaaaatttaaatgcattttcaaatactaaaaaatttaattgtcaaCAAACCAAAAAATCAGGATCAATTTGTTatttctctaatttttttttaatttgaaaatataaattggAGGCAGGGTTTTTGAGAGGTATGAAAAATCGAGGTTCTGATTTATGGAGTAATACTCAAATTCAAAAAGTTGTAAATCGGAACCTCcgatttgagttttttttttttttttttttgaaggtTGAGAAATTGGTGGGTCAACTTTGaggttttaaaaaataaaaaaattaagaagcTCAATACTGACCTTTCAATTTGTGGCC
Above is a genomic segment from Arachis stenosperma cultivar V10309 chromosome 1, arast.V10309.gnm1.PFL2, whole genome shotgun sequence containing:
- the LOC130937315 gene encoding leucine-rich repeat receptor-like serine/threonine-protein kinase BAM1, with protein sequence MRLFLFHFLFFLLCLHLTAHSAHISERRALLSFKAASITSDPTSALSSWSPTSPSDHCTWRGVSCDHQLRHVTSLNLSSLSLSGTLSGDHLSLLPFLTNLSLSDNKFSGPIPSSLSSLTNLRFLNLSNNIFNGTFPNELSILHTVEVLDLYNNNLTGLLPLAVTDMTELRHLHLGGNFFSGEIPREYGKWQKLEYLAVSGNELVGKIPPEIGNLSSLQELYVGYYNTYDGGIPPEIGNLSELVRLDAAYCGLSGEIPAEIGRLQKLDTLFLQVNALFGSLTTELGSLKSLKSMDLSNNMLAGEIPASFAALKNITLVNLFRNKLHGEIPEFIGELPSLEVLQLWDNNFTGSIPQNLGKNGRLTIVDLSSNKLTGTLPPLMCSGNRLQTLITLGNFLFGPIPDSLGKCESLSRVRMGENFLNGSIPKGLFGLPKLTQVELQDNLLTGEFPVSGSVAPNLGQISLSNNKLSGPLPPSIGNFSSMQKLLLDGNRFSGRIPSEIGRLQQLSKMDFSNNKFSGPVAPEISRCKLLTFVDLSRNELSGEVPNEITGMRILNYLNLSRNHLVGPIPGPIASMQSLTSVDFSYNNLSGLVPGTGQFSYFNYTSFLGNPELCGPYLGPCKDGVVNGPRQPHVKGPLSSSLKLLLVIGLLVCSILFAVAAIFKARSLKKASEARAWKLTAFQRLDFTVDDVLDCLKEDNIIGKGGAGIVYKGAMANGDQVAVKRLPAMSRGSSHDHGFNAEIQTLGRIRHRHIVRLLGFCSNHETNLLVYEYMPNGSLGEVLHGKKGGHLHWDTRYKIAVEAAKGLCYLHHDCSPLIVHRDVKSNNILLDSSFEAHVADFGLAKFLQDSGTSECMSAIAGSYGYIAPEYAYTLKVDEKSDVYSFGVVLLELVTGRKPVGEFGDGVDIVQWVRKMTDSNKEGVLKVLDPRLPSVPLHEVMHVFYVAMLCVEEQAVERPTMREVVQILTELPKPPGSKQGDSTITESSSLSSSNSLESPMATSSKEHTKDNQNPPKSPPPDLLSI